From Terriglobales bacterium, one genomic window encodes:
- a CDS encoding VOC family protein: MPPKAAYSTPLLHVADIERSIRFYETLGFTIVDTDRCQPLGWARLHCEGGALMFLRAEHTIDPSQQGLILYMYTPDLPALRQHLLASGLQCPEIRYPEYMLSGEIVMKDPDGYVVMVGHWGEKENQEWLKRIGKA, from the coding sequence ATGCCTCCGAAAGCTGCCTACTCCACTCCGCTCCTCCACGTAGCGGACATCGAGCGCTCCATCCGCTTTTACGAAACGCTCGGCTTCACCATCGTCGACACCGACCGCTGCCAACCCCTCGGATGGGCGCGCCTTCACTGCGAAGGTGGAGCACTCATGTTCCTCCGCGCCGAACACACGATTGATCCGTCCCAACAAGGACTCATCCTCTACATGTACACACCTGACCTTCCCGCGCTTCGCCAGCACCTGCTCGCCAGCGGCCTTCAGTGTCCGGAAATCCGCTATCCGGAATACATGCTCAGCGGTGAAATTGTCATGAAAGATCCCGACGGCTACGTCGTCATGGTCGGGCACTGGGGAGAGAAGGAAAATCAGGAATGGCTGAAACGCATCGGGAAAGCATAA
- a CDS encoding GWxTD domain-containing protein codes for MARKLALSLCLIALLISPTVQAFGSRDCYDPPKDEFDPIITPQERQFFYSLKNDEERDLFIDLFWYRRDPTPETYENEFRDEYYRRVIEANRLFSFGKTDGWKTERGHFYIRYGKPDKIERTKDGEVWSYAYIPELDAKNVTVNWIDVCHCGDLQSQVSRNLADALLNVPKSELSAEKMLLRDPKSFLNTPKKIRSKYTSLEQRASKGPFLNELALQLSTDFNKATDRTVEVLLKLNIPAARISQSQDAQDKADVMHIYASFVTLTGSIAMVIEREVRFDLASVAAQNNFNVEIPLYLRSGWYRIDLAVEDINSGRISTVSQGLKIPLLNACETRNK; via the coding sequence ATGGCCCGAAAACTAGCCCTGTCTTTGTGCTTGATCGCCTTGCTGATCTCGCCAACTGTTCAGGCATTTGGCTCGCGAGACTGTTACGACCCGCCCAAAGACGAATTCGATCCGATTATCACGCCACAAGAACGGCAGTTCTTCTATTCGCTTAAGAACGACGAGGAGCGAGACCTCTTCATCGACCTTTTCTGGTATCGTCGCGATCCGACTCCGGAAACATACGAGAACGAATTTCGCGATGAGTACTATCGCCGAGTCATTGAGGCGAATCGCTTATTTTCCTTCGGTAAGACCGATGGCTGGAAGACTGAAAGGGGCCATTTCTATATTCGCTATGGCAAACCCGACAAAATAGAACGAACCAAAGACGGTGAAGTCTGGAGTTACGCGTACATTCCCGAACTCGATGCGAAGAACGTCACAGTGAATTGGATCGACGTCTGCCATTGTGGCGACCTTCAGTCACAAGTGAGCAGAAATCTGGCGGACGCTTTGTTGAATGTTCCCAAAAGTGAGCTTTCGGCAGAGAAAATGCTGCTCCGCGATCCAAAATCTTTCCTAAACACACCCAAGAAGATTCGAAGCAAGTACACAAGTCTTGAGCAGCGAGCGAGTAAAGGTCCCTTTCTGAATGAGCTCGCACTCCAGCTTTCAACCGATTTCAACAAGGCAACAGATCGAACAGTAGAAGTGCTTCTAAAACTCAACATACCTGCCGCACGAATTTCCCAATCACAAGACGCACAAGACAAAGCTGACGTTATGCATATCTATGCATCGTTTGTCACGCTCACAGGGAGTATCGCGATGGTGATCGAACGAGAAGTGAGATTCGATCTGGCGTCGGTTGCGGCTCAGAACAATTTCAACGTCGAGATTCCCCTCTACTTGCGGTCTGGATGGTACCGAATCGATCTTGCCGTTGAAGACATCAATTCGGGGCGCATCAGCACCGTTAGTCAAGGACTGAAAATTCCGTTATTGAACGCTTGCGAAACTCGAAATAAGTAA
- the tnpA gene encoding IS200/IS605 family transposase: MSHAYARNYVHLIFGTKECRPWIRQRERMHACLAAIAREMGVEVRAIGGTGDHVHLLMWVPPRMAVANIVRTLKADSSKWMNEEDHLFAWQQGYRAFSVSVSNLKAVEQYIARQEEHHRKRSYAEEFREFLKKHGIETASGREME, translated from the coding sequence ATGTCTCACGCGTATGCGCGTAATTATGTGCACCTGATATTTGGAACGAAGGAATGCAGGCCATGGATTCGGCAGAGGGAACGGATGCATGCCTGCCTGGCCGCGATCGCGAGGGAGATGGGTGTCGAGGTGAGGGCGATTGGTGGGACCGGAGATCACGTACATCTGTTGATGTGGGTGCCACCCCGAATGGCGGTGGCAAATATCGTGCGCACATTGAAGGCGGACTCTTCCAAATGGATGAACGAGGAGGATCATCTGTTTGCGTGGCAACAGGGATATCGTGCGTTCAGCGTGTCGGTTTCTAATTTGAAAGCTGTTGAGCAGTACATCGCAAGACAGGAAGAGCATCATCGGAAGCGGTCGTATGCGGAGGAGTTCCGGGAATTCCTGAAGAAGCACGGGATTGAGACGGCGTCGGGGCGGGAGATGGAGTGA